From Xiphophorus couchianus chromosome 23, X_couchianus-1.0, whole genome shotgun sequence, one genomic window encodes:
- the rnf20 gene encoding E3 ubiquitin-protein ligase BRE1A, whose amino-acid sequence MSGQKRPADPSGPSSSGAPPEKRRERDGEDGGPGVSAGAGGSTAVETVIKLGGVSNSEEQDIKALQAKNRKLGESLDQRQVIEDELRERIERLETRQATDDASLLILNRYWNQFDENIRLLIRRYDQTSSEPEKSPTGEGRSLKPETPEPDGDSNQERAKDRGHQGETSNSFLATLASSTSEEMEAELQERVESSQKQASRLVEIYKNLKSTLDQLKTELDSGGDSGLKQVAIKLNSLLSRENELLQQLTENLKQKHSHMTNESRSLGRAANKADQRVSELQARIEELQWDMEKIRRRENRLNAHLSEILERVNSKGYKVCGEASSVCGTITINKRKFEEMNSELEENTELAENRLVELQKLQQDLQNVQQDNNSMKTELLSRAEGLVKESSEYRCLQSQFSVLYNESLTLKAQLDETRARLNTTRTARLRQLEHMENDEVALQRKVRTEVFQLEDTLAQVKKEYEMLRIEFEQTLAANEQAGPINREMRHLISTLQTHNQQLKGEVVKYKLRLRETQAELHQIRASKGSAILQSQSSTEMDVKDEMTSPSTPAVSGEPVVKIEPDNGSSTPSSTGISLKTEPGVEPDANIKEEEKDEKKEKEEKKEKDIIKKEEKDREREKEKERERLTRSSSGSGVKEEREKPGVSSQPEETGGDRLAVIGGSKRKEMEQLKIVRAELKKAQESQREMKLLLDMYRSAPKEQRDKVQLMAAEKKTKSEAEELRQRLRELEERERREGKKMADEEALRKIRSVEEQIDILNKKLSIAKQEEDALLSEMDVTGQAFEDMQEQNIRLMQQLREKDDANFKLMSERIKSNQIHKLLKEEKEELADQLLTLKTQVDAQLQVVRKLEEKERLLQGTISTAERELALRTQALDMNKRKAQESVLLSEELRAQLEQVQQKLKLVREEVVENSISREKESFNARRAQEDISKLRRKIEKAKKPAEKISNGDEILNEEINEYKARLTCPCCNSRVKDAVLTKCFHVFCFECVKTRYDTRQRKCPKCNAAFGANDFHRIYIG is encoded by the exons ATGTCAGGGCAGAAGCGTCCTGCTGACCCCAGCGGGCCCTCTTCCTCCGGTGCCCCCCCGGAGAAGCGGAGGGAGCGGGATGGAGAGGACGGAGGTCCCGGTGTGAGCGCCGGAGCCGGAGGGAGCACCGCGGTGGAGACGGTCATCAAACTGGGAGGAGTGTCCAACTCT gAGGAACAAGACATCAAAGCTCTCCAAGCTAAGAATCGAAAGTTGGGAGAATCTCTCGATCAAAGACAG GTGATTGAGGACGAGCTGCGAGAGCGAATTGAGAGACTGGAGACTCGGCAGGCCACAGATGATGCCAGTTTGCTGATTCTCAACAGATATTGGAACCAG TTTGATGAGAACATCCGACTCCTCATCAGGCGCTATGACCAAACAAGCAGCGAACCGGAGAAATCTCCAACAGGCGAAGGACGGAGCCTGAAGCCGGAAACTCCAGAACCTGATGGAGATTCAAACCAGGAGCGGGCCAAAGACAGAG GTCACCAAGGAGAGACGTCTAACTCCTTTTTGGCGACTCTGGCAAGCAGCACCAGTGAGGAAATGGAGGCTGAGCTCCAGGAGAGGGTGGAGTCGAGCCAGAAGCAGGCCAGTCGTTTGGTGGAGATCTACAAGAACCTGAAGAGCACCTTGGACCAACTGAAAACAGAGCTTGACTCTGGGGGCG ACAGTGGTTTGAAGCAAGTCGCAATCAAACTGAACTCCCTCCTGAGCAGGGAGAACGAGCTGCTTCAGCAGCTGACCGAgaacctgaaacagaaacacagtcaCATGACCAACGAG TCTCGGTCTTTGGGTCGTGCAGCTAACAAGGCGGACCAGCGCGTCAGCGAGCTGCAGGCTCGGATTGAAGAGCTCCAGTGGGACATGGAGAAGATCCGCCGTCGAGAGAACAGGCTGAATGCCCACCTGAGCGAAATACTGGAGAGG GTTAACAGCAAAGGCTACAAAGTGTGTGGTGAGGCCAGCAGCGTGTGTGGAACAATCACTATTAACAAAAGAAAG ttTGAGGAGATGAACAGTGAGTTGGAGGAGAACACAGAGCTTGCAGAAAATCGCCTCGTTGAGCTGCAGAAGCTCCAGCAGGACCTGCAAAACGTCCAGCAAGACAACAACAGCATGAAG ACGGAGCTGCTGAGTCGAGCTGAAGGTTTGGTCAAAGAGTCCTCAGAGTACCGCTGTCTGCAGTCTCAGTTCTCTGTGCTCTACAACGAGTCCCTGACCCTCAAGGCCCAGTTAGACGAAACCCGGGCTCGCCTCAACACTACCAGGACGGCGCGCCTTCGACAGCTGGAGCACATGGAG AATGATGAGGTGGCCCTGCAGAGGAAGGTCCGTACTGAAGTGTTTCAGCTGGAAGACACGCTGGCTCAGGTCAAGAAGGAGTACGAGATGCTGCGCATCGAATTTGAACAGACTCTGGCAGCCAATGAGCAAGCAG GTCCCATCAACAGGGAGATGCGTCACCTTATAAGCACGCTGCAAACACACAACCAGCAGCTGAAAGGAGAGGTGGTGAAGTACAAGTTGAGGCTGAGAGAGACGCAAGCTGAGCTCCACCAG ATCCGCGCCTCAAAGGGCAGCGCCATCCTCCAGTCGCAGTCGAGCACAGAGATGGACGTGAAGGACGAGATGACCTCTCCTTCGACCCCAGCTGTTTCTGGAGAACCTGTGGTCAAAATAGAGCCAGATAACGGCTCGTCCACACCCAGCAGCACTG GAATTTCTCTGAAAACAGAGCCCGGCGTTGAACCGGATGCAAACataaaggaagaggaaaaagatgagaaaaaagagaaggaggaaaagaaagaaaaagacattataaagaaagaggagaaagacagagagagagaaaaggagaaggagagagagcgGCTGACCAGGAGCAGCAGCGGCAGCGGGGTGAAGGAGGAAAGGGAGAAGCCGGGCGTCAGCAGCCAGCCGGAGGAGACGGGCGGAGATCGGCTCGCTGTGATCGGAGGGTCCAAGAGGAAAGAGATGGAGCAGCTGAAGATTGTCCGAGCAGAACTAAA GAAAGCCCAGGAGTCCCAGAGAgagatgaagctgctgctggacatGTATCGATCGGCACCAAAGGAGCAGAGAGACAAAGTCCAGCTCAtggctgcagagaaaaagacCAAGTCAGAG GCAGAGGAGCTTCGGCAGAGGCTGCGGGAGctggaggagagggagagaagagaGGGCAAGAAAATGGCGGATGAAGAAGCTCTGAGAAAAATCCGTTCAGTAGAAGAACAGATAGACATCCTCAACAAAAAGCTGTCCATCGCCAAACAG GAGGAAGACGCGCTGCTGAGCGAGATGGACGTGACGGGCCAGGCCTTTGAGGACATGCAGGAACAAAATATCCGCCTCATGCAGCAGCTCCGAGAAAAAGACGACGCCAACTTCAAGCTGATGAGCGAGCGGATCAAGTCCAACCAGATCCACAAGCTTctgaaggaggaaaaggaagagCTTGCCGACCAACTCCTCACCTTAAAAACTCAG GTGGATGCACAGCTGCAGGTGGTCAGGAAGCTGGAGGAGAAGGAGCGCCTCCTGCAGGGCACAATTAGTACTGCGGAGAGGGAGCTGGCTTTGCGAACACAAGCTTTGGACATGAACAAACGAAAG GCTCAGGAGTCTGTGCTGCTGTCAGAGGAGCTGCGAGCGCAGCTGGAGCAGGTTCAGCAGAAGCTGAAGCTGGTCAGAGAGGAGGTGGTCGAGAACAGCATCTCCAGAGAAAAAGAGTCCTTCAACGCCCGGCGAGCGCAG GAGGACATCTCCAAGCTAAGGAGAAAGATTGAAAAAGCCAAGAAACCAGCTGAGAAGATCAGCAACGGAGACGAAATCCTGAACGAAGAAATTAATGAGTACAAG GCTCGTCTAACGTGCCCCTGCTGCAACTCCCGGGTGAAGGACGCCGTCCTGACAAAATGCTTCCACGTCTTCTGCTTCGAGTGCGTCAAGACGCGCTACGACACTCGGCAGAGGAAGTGCCCCAAGTGCAACGCCGCCTTCGGGGCGAATGACTTCCATCGCATTTACATCGGCTAA